CGGTGACATCGATGGCGACGGCCGGGCGGAACTGGCGACGACCTACGGCAGCGTCTTCCGCTGGCTGGCACCCGGCACCTGGTCCAACGTGGCCAACCTGGGGCTCAGCTTGACCGCCGACAAGCTCTACGGCGGTGACGTCGACGGCGATGGCCTGGGCGACTTCATCGTCCAGGCGGCGCATCAGGTCCAGGTGTACCGGGCGACCGGCACCGCCACCTTCTGCCTCCTGGGCACGATCCAACGCGGTTCCGTCACGCCCGGCACCTTGGCGCCCGAAGAGATCATCCGCACCGGCGACCTGGATGGCGACGGCGACGATGAACTCTTCCTCCGCGACGGCACGATCCGCGTCTTCGAATACCAGGCTGGCACCATGGTCGAGGTCTTTCCCGCGGGCGCAACGACCGCCGTGGATGCCGTCGAGCTCGCCGACCTGAACGCTGACGGCATCCCCGATTGGATCGCCGTGACCTCGAACATCATCGGCGTCCACCAGGGGCTCGGGGGCAACCCGCCGGCCTTCGCGATCCCCTCGGTCACGGCATGGCCGACGACCGGGACGCTGTCGTCGCCGCGCGTCGCCGATGTCGACGGTGACGGGCAACCCGATCTGATCATGGTTCACCGTGTTCCGATTCCATTCACCCTGCCTTCGGTCAGTCAGATCGTCACGCTGGTGGTGGCCAAGGGGGTGCCCGGAGGTTTCTCAACCCTGGACATCGGTCCGAAGGACGTCACGGCAATGGTCGATGCGAATCCCTTCTTTCAGCTCGGCGACGTCAACGGCGATGGCCGGCCCGACCTGGTCGATCGATCCGGAGGCCTTGGTCCGATCGTCTCCTGCCCACGCCCCTTGCACAGTCTGGCCCTGTCCG
This bacterium DNA region includes the following protein-coding sequences:
- a CDS encoding VCBS repeat-containing protein; translated protein: GDIDGDGRAELATTYGSVFRWLAPGTWSNVANLGLSLTADKLYGGDVDGDGLGDFIVQAAHQVQVYRATGTATFCLLGTIQRGSVTPGTLAPEEIIRTGDLDGDGDDELFLRDGTIRVFEYQAGTMVEVFPAGATTAVDAVELADLNADGIPDWIAVTSNIIGVHQGLGGNPPAFAIPSVTAWPTTGTLSSPRVADVDGDGQPDLIMVHRVPIPFTLPSVSQIVTLVVAKGVPGGFSTLDIGPKDVTAMVDANPFFQLGDVNGDGRPDLVDRSGGLGPIVSCPRPLHSLALSGTATADTLFLDGSSGGVARVVPLALSPPFTILVTAPPAATGPLAFALWGQFGALNLLDHFEGPFGAGAFTPDFLLPGRPGAFTVTNGLWADPRALAPSGPTPWTQVVPGPPIPVVFSLQGLIVDTGVVPPAVFVTNAVTADLR